CGGTGTGCGTGCGCTCATGGATCTGCAGGGCACTCGCTGAGGAGAAGTTCTTCCCGCATACATTGCAGTTGTGTTGCTTCGGAGTTCGTCGAGGTGGCGGATTACCGAGCAGTGAAGTGACATCTGGGATGGATGCTTCAGAGGGTCTGGGTGAAGACTGAATGGATCCAAATGGGAAAAAAGGTCCTTCTTTCACTCCATATGATCTACTGTAGCCTTCCACTTCCATTTTAACAGAGGCCTGTATGTTGCTAGTATCCATATCAGAGGACCTCTGGCTTGCTCCTGGGAAAGCAGCAATAAATCTTAAATGTACACTATTTTaaatatcatcatcatcatcatgtatAAATTAAAGACTGCAATAAATAGCAACAAATTGTTTTAAGCTTGATGGTTGCTGGAAGTATAATCTCttattatataaatattatttgaACAAATATGTATCATTGCACCGTACACTATTAAAAGAAATACTACTATCTTACCATGCTCCTTGATgaaatactgtacattaaaactACTCTCTTTCTTAACTGAAGACTTGCTCATCTGATCAACAGCTCCATTCATAATATTTTGGATAGGAGATTCTGACATTTCACATTTAATTGTAGCCACCCTCTCTTGGGATTCTGAGGTTAAAAGCAAAGCCGGCACATTGCGATGGCACTCAGAGTGAATTTCAACTGGAGTGAGAGACCTATGAATGGAGATGGCTGACTCTGACATGAGAGGCCTCTCTAAGTCTTTTACAGAAGGCGAGGCATTAGTTGGGCGATCATTTTCAAAAAAGTCATTCATTGTTGACTTGTGTCCAGTAAAATGCCCAAGACTAACTGCTGAGTCACCGGCTAGTGTGTTCATTTCAGATACAACAGGGGGTACTGGTGAAATTGGTGATGAACTGTCTGAAAAAGAGTTAAATGGGTTTTCCCCATTTTCTGCAATATCCCCGTCTTCCTCTTCATAGGAAATGTCATCAAGGCTGTCATCCTCATAGCCGTTCGTGCTGTCAAAACTCTTCTCATCAAAAGTCCAGTCAGTGTCTTTTTCCAGGATGGTGTCTGATGGGAGAGTTTGGAGGTTATTTGGAATCTGGCCCCCCGTGTGCATACGAATGTGTTGCTGTAGCACAACCGCATTGGTAAACTTCTTCTGACAAATGGGGCAGGAATGCTGCACCTGAAGTGGGGGTTTCACCCGGTGGACACCACAATGCGTCTTCAAGTTCCCCTTTGTAGTGAAGGCACGGCCACACACCTTACATTTGAAGGGCCTCTCCCCAGTGTGGATGCGATAATGCATCTTCAGTGCGCTCTGACAGCTGAGCACACGATGGCAAATCACGCACTGATTGggatctgtcatctttttgtCAATGTTCTCCACAAGCTGCTGAAGCTTCGATGTCTCTGATGTATGGAGAGAGTCTGGGATATCTCCGAATGGAAACCTGGATTTGGACTGGTCGGAGTTTAGAGGAGGAGTAGAGGATTTCAACACTGACGTGATCACATTAGTAGTCTCTGATGTATTCCTTGTTGTGTTGATTTCTGATATAGATTTGGGGGTTGTGTTGTAATTTACAGAAAGGTAATTTTCCGCTTGCCTGGTCAGAAGGTTTGATGCCTGGTGAAAATCCTCTACTTTTGAAACTGGTGTGGTCTCACCTCCCTTGCTTGACTGGAAGGGAACAGTCATCCTAAGTACGCCAACCTCACTGTCTGATTGAGCATATATATCTGGTTCAGGGCCTGGAGCCTTCGGAGATCCACTTTCATTTCTGGTTGGAGAAGTCCTTTTTGAAAATCTACCTGAGGCTACATTATTAAATGAATCTCTGAGGTTTTCCACATTGGTCACTGTAAGGGGCAACTGCCGGCCCACCATAGCGGGTAGTGTTGGTAGAACGGGTTTGCTGTCAAGCCATGTTGACCCTGCTTTCTCTGGAGGCAAAGACATTCCATAAGGGATTCCAGAACTGGTGGGAATATTATCGAGATATTCTGGCACTGGGTATGGGTTCATTTGAACATGAGGATATTTGTCCTTGTGCCTCTGGAAGTGAACTTTAAGGTTTCCCTTTGTGGAGAAACGGTTGCCACATATGTTACATTTAAAGGGTCTTTCACCTGTGTGAGAGCGCAGGTGGATCTGCAGGGCGCTGTCGCTGCCAAACACCTTGGCACAGAATCTGCATTTGTGCTTAAAGAATGGGTCTTCAGAACTGGGCTTGGTGTCAAATATGGAGACGCTAGACATTTTACCCTTGCGATGCTTCATCATAGCAGCTAGTGGGTCTAATGCATTAGTGGTAGCTGCAATGCTGGCAAGAGGATTGGGGAAGATAACCCCGCTAGGAGGGCTTTGAGGTAGTAGTGGCAGGTTGGGAGAAGGGGTTATTGACAGTGGACCAGGAGAGGTCAGAGGCTGAGTATGACTAGCATTGGAAAGAAGACCATTACAAGAAGGCATTTGTGAAGATGTCGCAGTGTATGTAGGCAGAGGAGGTTTTGGATTTGCTAAGGAAACAGGGGTACCGTCGGTACCTTTAGCGATTGGCTGTTCACCACTTGACTGCGAAGGTAGAAATGTTAGATCCTCAAGTACGGACGTGTGGGTCACAGCAGCCTGCTCATTCACAGTGGAAGGCATGACTCCAGATAATGGAAGTACAGGAGGAGGAGTCATGCCTTGCAAGTGGTATGTAGAAGAGGCAGAGGCCAATCCCTTGGAAGCTGGATTCAGGGCAGCTTGCGTAGGTTGTCGGTTCATCACAGCAACCTGACTGCGAATCTGCTCAATGAGTTGCAGCTGGTGGACCTGCTGCTGCTGTAAAGCCACCAGCTGCTCCAGAATCATGGGTATTGCCACCGTGCTCACCTTACCACCAGATCCATCACCTGGAATATTCTGGGAAAACTGGGCAACGGCCACCCTGGTACTATGGAGGATTTCTAAGGTTACATTTGTGCTAGGGATACCATAATTTGTGCTTAGAGAAGATAATGGCAAAGAGGTGGCACTCTCGACGGGACCTGCTGGAAGAGAGCTGATGGAAGGGTCTGATGTTTTATCCACAGGTGCATTACTTTCCATAGGTTCATCCGCTCCCAGTGCGTAATTCCCCTCAGGAACACTGATGTCTCCTTCACTCTTTCCTGCTAATTCAGACTCCAGCTCCATGCTTTCCTTCTCAGCCAGGTCACTCTGAGCACTTAATAGGGATTCCGCAGGAGACCCCTGAGGAGCAGGAAGTCCTTCATCCTCCTGCACGATCAGCACGGGGGGCTCCTCCGTACATGTTTTCCGGTGCTCCAGCAGCTCTGACCACTTGAAGAACTCGGCACAGCACCTTTGACAGACGTGAGTCTCCTCAGACCCACCCTGGCTCTCGCTGCCACTGCAGTAGTCTCCCCTTTTCCTCAAGTGCTCTGTTGAGGAGAACCACAGAGACAAAGGAGCATGAATGGAAATTCCTAAGGTGATGGATTCCTCGCAGCTTTCTCTGCTGAGCGAACACTACAGATAAACCTAATCAATTGTACCACTTGACCAATTACAGTGGCTCTCACTCGGCATTGTCATGTGCCCAAGACCCAGCTGATAATTTTCTGTGCACAATCCATCAAATTATGTGACTTATTTATTGAGGATCCTGAAGCTTAATGAAATTCCATAGGAGCTATTGATTTCCAATGTTTTCATACAATTCACAGCCATCTTGTAGGTCCAGAGCAAATTGAGTCTTTGATTGACTAATCAGAATCTCCATTGCCGTCAAACACTCTAATTTCCTGGATAATGTGAAGAACTAATTCTGAAATTCTCAGCATTGGTAAACCAGATATGAAATCTTCTGTACCTGAATTACAGAACCTTGACCTTATTgctttcatttaaaaataaacaaagacatAAAATACATTCTAAATCATTTTAAATTATTTCATGTTTTGAAATACTTCCAACTGAGAAAAGAAATGTAAAGTTTGCATATCTTTTGAAAAATGTCATTACGCTTACACAGTGAGAGATAACACCTATTAGCCTCACATAAAGAAAGAGAGTAAAGAAAGCCACTTTCCAGATACAAAAGATGTAGGATAGGTTTGTGCAGATTTTGAAACCTGTAATATTTGGATTGATATTATATGACCCCAGTGCTACACAAATTCaattttaaaatgttgaaatagcTAAGCCATGAggtcaatataaaaatattccCGATGACAAAAGAAAGCATTGTATTTTTTACACGAGGCCACATCAACAAGAGCCTATGTAATGTGGTACTATAAATTATAATTTTCGAAAAAAAAATTTCCTGTATACAATTTATTtaattcatttacattttatttatgtcACTCTGAGCCCTTAATATGTCACTCTGTGCACTTAATAGGG
This Brachyhypopomus gauderio isolate BG-103 chromosome 6, BGAUD_0.2, whole genome shotgun sequence DNA region includes the following protein-coding sequences:
- the sall3b gene encoding sal-like protein 3b — protein: MSRRKQANPQHLRSDEEGERSRNSPNNEHLRKRGDYCSGSESQGGSEETHVCQRCCAEFFKWSELLEHRKTCTEEPPVLIVQEDEGLPAPQGSPAESLLSAQSDLAEKESMELESELAGKSEGDISVPEGNYALGADEPMESNAPVDKTSDPSISSLPAGPVESATSLPLSSLSTNYGIPSTNVTLEILHSTRVAVAQFSQNIPGDGSGGKVSTVAIPMILEQLVALQQQQVHQLQLIEQIRSQVAVMNRQPTQAALNPASKGLASASSTYHLQGMTPPPVLPLSGVMPSTVNEQAAVTHTSVLEDLTFLPSQSSGEQPIAKGTDGTPVSLANPKPPLPTYTATSSQMPSCNGLLSNASHTQPLTSPGPLSITPSPNLPLLPQSPPSGVIFPNPLASIAATTNALDPLAAMMKHRKGKMSSVSIFDTKPSSEDPFFKHKCRFCAKVFGSDSALQIHLRSHTGERPFKCNICGNRFSTKGNLKVHFQRHKDKYPHVQMNPYPVPEYLDNIPTSSGIPYGMSLPPEKAGSTWLDSKPVLPTLPAMVGRQLPLTVTNVENLRDSFNNVASGRFSKRTSPTRNESGSPKAPGPEPDIYAQSDSEVGVLRMTVPFQSSKGGETTPVSKVEDFHQASNLLTRQAENYLSVNYNTTPKSISEINTTRNTSETTNVITSVLKSSTPPLNSDQSKSRFPFGDIPDSLHTSETSKLQQLVENIDKKMTDPNQCVICHRVLSCQSALKMHYRIHTGERPFKCKVCGRAFTTKGNLKTHCGVHRVKPPLQVQHSCPICQKKFTNAVVLQQHIRMHTGGQIPNNLQTLPSDTILEKDTDWTFDEKSFDSTNGYEDDSLDDISYEEEDGDIAENGENPFNSFSDSSSPISPVPPVVSEMNTLAGDSAVSLGHFTGHKSTMNDFFENDRPTNASPSVKDLERPLMSESAISIHRSLTPVEIHSECHRNVPALLLTSESQERVATIKCEMSESPIQNIMNGAVDQMSKSSVKKESSFNVQYFIKEHGASQRSSDMDTSNIQASVKMEVEGYSRSYGVKEGPFFPFGSIQSSPRPSEASIPDVTSLLGNPPPRRTPKQHNCNVCGKNFSSASALQIHERTHTGEKPFACSVCGRAFTTKGNLKVHMGTHMWNNTPARRGRRLSVENPLALLSGEALKFSEVLQKDLAARALNVDQNFWSRYAAAISNGLAMKNNEISVIQNGGLTQLPAMNIAADKASTGNSPPITTLGKTNVDLGTGRHFSMLIDENKEIRIN